A single genomic interval of Fructobacillus americanaquae harbors:
- a CDS encoding CTP synthase → MAKKQTKYIFVTGGVVSSLGKGIVAASLGRLLKNRGLKMAIQKLDPYINVDPGTMSPYQHGETYVTGDGLETDLDMGHYERFMDINTNMYSNVTTGRIYSEVLAKERKGDYHGATVQVIPHITNAIKDKIVKAGESTDADVVIVEVGGTVGDIESLPFIEALRQMKSDFGNENVFYLHTSLIVYLQAAGEAKTKPTQHSVTTLRSLGIQPDMLVLRTQNPLTDEMKEKLATFTDVNPQAVIESRDVDTLYEIPLNLQEQGMDQVVVDKLKLDVPEADMTEWKAMVNAIENPKKTIHVAVVGKYTDLQDSYISVNEALKHGGYSQDTDVEIVHINSETVTKENVASLLKDVDGIMVPGGFGPRGTEGKIQAIRYARENNIPFLGVCLGMQLASVEFARDVLGYADANSIELNPETTHPVIALMDDQNQVTDLGGTQRLGFYPTCLLEDTKTAAAYGNKSEVDERHRHRYEFNIKYRDEFEKAGMVFSATSPDNKLMEVIEYPKNDFFIAAQYHPEFISRPNKPEGLYNSFITAAVAYKEK, encoded by the coding sequence ATGGCAAAGAAGCAAACCAAGTATATTTTCGTTACCGGTGGGGTCGTTTCGTCCCTTGGAAAAGGGATTGTAGCAGCTTCTTTGGGTCGTTTGTTGAAAAACCGCGGCTTGAAGATGGCAATTCAGAAGTTGGATCCTTACATCAACGTTGATCCAGGTACCATGTCTCCATACCAACACGGGGAAACGTATGTTACGGGGGATGGCCTTGAAACTGACTTAGATATGGGTCACTATGAGCGGTTCATGGACATCAACACCAACATGTACTCAAACGTGACTACTGGTCGAATTTATTCAGAAGTTTTGGCCAAGGAACGTAAGGGTGATTACCATGGTGCAACTGTCCAGGTCATCCCACATATCACGAACGCTATCAAGGACAAGATTGTTAAGGCTGGTGAATCAACTGATGCTGATGTGGTCATCGTTGAAGTTGGTGGAACGGTTGGCGATATCGAATCATTACCATTTATTGAAGCCTTGCGTCAGATGAAGTCAGACTTTGGCAACGAAAACGTCTTCTACCTTCACACATCATTGATTGTTTACTTACAAGCTGCTGGTGAAGCAAAGACAAAGCCAACGCAGCATTCTGTGACGACACTACGTTCATTGGGTATTCAGCCTGATATGTTGGTTCTGCGGACGCAAAACCCATTGACGGATGAAATGAAGGAAAAGTTGGCAACCTTTACGGATGTTAACCCACAAGCGGTGATTGAATCGCGCGATGTGGATACTTTGTATGAAATTCCTTTGAACTTACAAGAACAAGGAATGGACCAAGTGGTTGTCGACAAGTTGAAATTGGACGTTCCTGAAGCCGACATGACGGAATGGAAAGCCATGGTTAATGCCATCGAGAATCCAAAGAAGACCATCCATGTTGCCGTAGTTGGTAAGTATACTGACTTGCAGGATTCTTATATTTCAGTGAACGAGGCTTTGAAGCATGGTGGTTATTCACAAGACACTGATGTTGAAATTGTCCATATTAATTCTGAAACGGTGACAAAAGAAAACGTTGCTTCCTTGTTGAAGGATGTCGATGGTATCATGGTTCCCGGTGGCTTTGGTCCTCGCGGAACAGAAGGTAAGATTCAAGCAATTCGTTATGCTCGTGAAAACAACATTCCATTCTTGGGTGTTTGCTTGGGAATGCAATTGGCCTCTGTTGAATTTGCCCGTGATGTCTTGGGTTATGCAGATGCCAACTCAATCGAGTTGAATCCTGAAACAACCCACCCTGTCATTGCCTTGATGGATGACCAAAACCAGGTTACCGACTTGGGTGGTACACAACGTCTTGGTTTCTATCCAACTTGCCTATTGGAAGATACCAAGACTGCTGCTGCTTATGGTAACAAATCCGAGGTTGATGAGCGTCACCGTCATCGCTATGAATTTAACATTAAGTACCGGGACGAATTTGAAAAGGCTGGTATGGTCTTCTCAGCAACATCACCTGATAACAAATTGATGGAAGTTATCGAATATCCAAAGAACGATTTCTTTATTGCTGCCCAATACCATCCAGAATTTATTTCACGGCCAAATAAACCGGAAGGTTTGTACAACAGCTTTATCACTGCGGCTGTGGCCTATAAAGAAAAGTAA
- the uvrC gene encoding excinuclease ABC subunit UvrC, producing the protein MLANISKHLEQKLLLLPAEPGSYQMKDRLGKIIYVGKAKNLKNRVRSYFKQDHTGKTAELVANIVDFDFIVTNSDKEAFLLENELIKKYKPYYNIRLKYGTGYPYIKITRETDPRMALVSEVKKDGAFYFGPYPNVYAAQETLHFLEKNYPLRRCKGHQGHPCLYYSMGQCLGACFRDVPKAEYTVQVDRIKRFLSGDTKVVKRQIEKQMGQAAENLEFEHAADLRDQLKYIDETVESQRILSNDSTPRDIFNFYLNKGWITVSVMFVRQARLIRQSKQTFAVVGDGIDEFTTFIQQFYLQKNIQKPKEILVPQGVDHDLLAAALDVPVRTPVRGEKKDLLDLAEKNAKIALDEKFRLMELNEQKTSGAMKEITDVLGISMGHRIEAFDHSHTQGEEIVSAMVVFEDGRPNKDMYRKYKIKSTDHADEWLETQEVIRRRYSRLLKEGAEMPDLILMDGGIIQLHAAKEVLEDELGLDLPIAAMVKNDKHKTADLINGQTEEVVRLDHQSQGFFLVQRIQDEVHRFAITFHRQSRSKKSLSSRLDAITGVGPKTRQKLLTNFGSITKIEAASIEELEALGLSSKVAQLVHWSLSEQKS; encoded by the coding sequence ATGTTAGCCAATATCTCAAAACACCTTGAACAAAAACTGCTCCTCTTACCAGCCGAACCAGGTTCTTATCAAATGAAGGACCGCTTAGGCAAGATTATTTATGTTGGTAAAGCCAAAAACTTGAAGAACCGCGTGCGGTCATATTTTAAGCAGGACCATACTGGTAAGACGGCCGAATTGGTTGCTAACATTGTTGATTTCGACTTTATTGTGACCAATTCCGATAAAGAAGCCTTCTTGTTGGAAAACGAGTTAATCAAGAAGTATAAGCCTTATTACAACATCCGTCTCAAGTATGGAACAGGCTATCCATACATCAAGATTACCCGCGAAACTGATCCACGAATGGCTTTGGTTTCAGAAGTTAAGAAGGATGGGGCCTTTTATTTTGGTCCCTATCCTAACGTTTATGCCGCCCAGGAAACGCTCCATTTCTTGGAGAAAAATTATCCACTAAGACGGTGCAAGGGCCACCAAGGGCATCCTTGCCTTTATTATTCGATGGGCCAGTGTCTTGGTGCTTGTTTTCGGGATGTCCCTAAGGCAGAGTATACAGTTCAGGTTGATCGGATTAAGCGCTTTTTGTCAGGCGATACTAAGGTCGTTAAGCGTCAAATTGAAAAACAAATGGGCCAAGCTGCTGAAAATTTGGAGTTCGAGCACGCAGCTGATTTACGCGACCAATTGAAGTACATCGACGAAACGGTTGAAAGTCAGCGGATTTTGTCGAATGATTCAACGCCGCGTGATATTTTCAATTTTTACCTGAACAAGGGCTGGATTACAGTTTCCGTGATGTTTGTTCGGCAGGCTCGCTTAATCCGCCAAAGTAAGCAAACCTTTGCCGTAGTTGGTGACGGAATCGATGAATTTACGACTTTTATTCAGCAATTTTACCTACAGAAAAATATTCAAAAGCCAAAGGAAATTTTGGTACCACAGGGTGTTGACCACGACCTTTTAGCTGCTGCCTTGGATGTTCCGGTACGAACGCCCGTCCGCGGTGAAAAGAAGGATTTGTTAGACTTGGCAGAAAAAAACGCGAAGATTGCTTTAGATGAAAAGTTCCGCCTGATGGAACTCAATGAGCAGAAGACTTCGGGGGCAATGAAGGAAATCACCGATGTTCTTGGAATTTCGATGGGCCATCGAATTGAGGCTTTTGATCATTCTCATACCCAAGGGGAAGAAATTGTATCGGCGATGGTGGTTTTTGAAGATGGGCGGCCAAACAAGGATATGTATCGGAAGTACAAGATTAAGTCGACCGACCATGCCGATGAGTGGTTGGAAACGCAGGAAGTCATTCGTCGACGTTATTCTCGCCTATTGAAGGAGGGAGCTGAAATGCCGGACTTAATTTTAATGGATGGGGGGATTATCCAGCTCCATGCGGCCAAGGAAGTTTTGGAAGATGAGTTGGGCCTGGATTTACCAATTGCAGCCATGGTTAAAAATGATAAACACAAGACTGCTGATTTGATTAATGGTCAGACTGAGGAGGTCGTGCGTTTAGACCACCAGTCCCAGGGCTTCTTCTTGGTTCAACGAATCCAAGATGAGGTCCACCGTTTTGCCATTACTTTCCATCGTCAGTCGCGGTCGAAAAAGTCATTGTCCTCGCGTTTGGATGCGATTACGGGTGTTGGCCCTAAAACCAGGCAGAAGCTGTTGACGAATTTTGGCTCCATTACCAAGATTGAGGCGGCAAGCATCGAAGAGTTGGAAGCCTTGGGATTGTCGTCTAAGGTTGCTCAGCTGGTCCATTGGTCACTTTCCGAGCAAAAGTCTTAG
- the obgE gene encoding GTPase ObgE, whose protein sequence is MAFVDQAQVELKAGKGGDGIVSFRHEKFVAMGGPFGGDGGHGGSIILKVDEGLRTLMDFRYNRHFKAQSGGNGGTKGMTGASADDRVIKVPQGTIVTDVDTGEVLGDLVRPDQTLLVARGGRGGRGNIRFATPANPAPELSENGEPGQTRQIKLELRVLADVGLVGFPSAGKSTLLSVVSNAKPKIAAYHFTTIDPNIGMVRLGDHRDFVMADLPGLIEGASQGVGLGFQFLRHVERTRVILHLVDMSGIEGQGPYIQYKKILTELKEYDPTILDRPQIVVATKMDMPDSKDLFTKFQEQVQADSGLAKTPEIVSISAVTHDGVDTLLRKTADLLDQAPVATAYQQEEETTEEKIYQYKKQAPVISVDWDDELSCWLISGPEVEKLAAMTNMQRETTIMRFVRQLRHMGVDDKLREAGAEDGDDVRINNTNFVFEYSE, encoded by the coding sequence ATGGCGTTTGTTGATCAAGCACAAGTTGAGCTAAAAGCAGGTAAGGGTGGCGATGGAATTGTTTCCTTCCGTCATGAAAAGTTTGTGGCCATGGGTGGTCCCTTTGGTGGGGACGGTGGTCATGGTGGATCCATCATCTTAAAAGTGGATGAGGGGTTGCGAACTTTGATGGATTTCCGTTATAATCGTCACTTTAAGGCCCAGTCTGGTGGCAATGGTGGGACCAAAGGGATGACCGGTGCGTCTGCTGACGACCGAGTTATTAAAGTTCCCCAAGGGACTATTGTGACCGATGTTGATACCGGTGAGGTATTAGGTGACTTAGTGCGCCCTGATCAGACACTATTGGTTGCTCGTGGTGGTCGTGGTGGCCGCGGAAACATCCGCTTTGCTACACCAGCTAACCCAGCTCCTGAATTATCAGAAAATGGGGAACCAGGTCAAACGCGACAAATTAAGTTAGAGCTGCGGGTTTTGGCTGATGTTGGTTTGGTTGGCTTCCCTTCCGCTGGGAAGTCAACATTGTTGTCCGTGGTTTCAAATGCGAAGCCAAAGATTGCAGCTTACCACTTTACCACCATTGATCCCAATATTGGGATGGTCCGCTTAGGTGATCACCGTGACTTTGTCATGGCTGATTTGCCAGGATTGATTGAGGGGGCTTCGCAGGGTGTTGGCTTAGGTTTCCAATTCTTACGCCACGTTGAACGTACGCGTGTGATTTTACACCTGGTTGATATGTCTGGCATTGAAGGACAGGGTCCTTATATACAGTATAAGAAGATTTTGACTGAATTAAAGGAATATGATCCAACGATTTTGGACCGACCACAAATCGTTGTTGCCACTAAGATGGATATGCCTGACTCCAAAGATTTGTTTACGAAGTTCCAAGAACAGGTTCAAGCAGATTCTGGTTTGGCCAAGACGCCTGAAATTGTGTCAATTTCAGCTGTCACTCACGATGGTGTTGACACACTTTTGCGTAAGACAGCGGACTTGTTGGATCAGGCACCAGTCGCAACGGCTTACCAGCAGGAAGAAGAGACAACGGAAGAGAAGATTTACCAGTACAAAAAGCAGGCTCCTGTCATTTCCGTTGACTGGGATGATGAGCTGTCTTGCTGGTTGATTTCTGGACCGGAAGTCGAAAAGCTTGCCGCAATGACGAACATGCAGCGTGAAACAACGATTATGCGTTTTGTGCGTCAACTTCGCCATATGGGTGTGGATGATAAGCTGCGTGAAGCTGGCGCCGAAGATGGCGACGATGTTCGAATTAATAATACAAACTTTGTCTTTGAATATTCTGAATAA
- a CDS encoding DEAD/DEAH box helicase codes for MILPELANLFYEHFQEETPIQKALFDRMTAGESVFGLAPTGSGKTLAFALPVLSKIDLTAKQSQVLILAPSQELGAQLAQVIRPYASEVGVKVAALIGGANGKRQADKLKKEKPAIVVGTLGRILTMIDGGALKTKHLKTLIVDEADATLTEEHQEDLNILANALPELDQVALFSATSGVDLAWVKELFGHSVKPVSVENQAPKTIEHTYLHVDAKANHKVLIELARRHQQALVFFNTIGALVAAQAALRHEHASVMSVGNNEKSHLKRADALQSFKKGKLDLLLATDVAARGLDILGLPLVVNAQIPNNLTTYLHRTGRTGRAGLAGQVLNLGNDHDIRKLKQNLPEEINLEKFEWAKVDEKQQEAKKLQEASATVADDGADLDMKQQLRVEKKQAVNRLDGKNRKADKKNRQKQSEEKRELTAKEAAKSKKKHQARKKKNKGKPKWASRPQDSK; via the coding sequence ATGATTTTACCGGAACTTGCTAATTTATTTTATGAACACTTTCAGGAAGAAACGCCAATTCAAAAGGCTCTTTTTGACCGAATGACTGCCGGTGAATCCGTCTTTGGCCTGGCGCCGACTGGTTCTGGAAAAACGCTGGCTTTTGCTTTGCCGGTGCTGTCTAAGATTGATCTCACAGCCAAGCAGAGTCAAGTTCTGATTTTAGCACCGTCACAGGAATTGGGTGCTCAGTTAGCCCAGGTCATTCGCCCGTATGCCAGTGAGGTCGGTGTGAAGGTTGCTGCCTTAATTGGTGGGGCCAATGGGAAGCGGCAGGCAGATAAGTTGAAGAAGGAGAAACCGGCAATCGTGGTTGGTACACTTGGCCGGATTTTGACGATGATTGATGGTGGGGCGTTGAAAACTAAGCACCTGAAGACCCTAATTGTCGATGAGGCGGATGCCACCTTGACTGAAGAACACCAAGAAGACTTAAACATCTTAGCAAATGCCTTGCCTGAATTGGACCAAGTTGCTCTGTTTTCAGCCACCTCGGGTGTCGACTTGGCCTGGGTCAAGGAACTCTTTGGTCACTCTGTGAAGCCAGTTTCCGTGGAAAATCAGGCACCGAAAACCATTGAACACACATACTTGCACGTTGATGCCAAGGCTAATCACAAAGTTTTAATTGAGTTAGCTCGCCGACACCAACAAGCCTTAGTTTTCTTTAACACCATTGGGGCATTGGTGGCCGCCCAGGCCGCCCTACGTCATGAACATGCATCCGTCATGTCCGTTGGCAACAATGAGAAGTCACATTTAAAGCGGGCAGATGCCCTCCAATCATTTAAGAAGGGCAAGCTCGACTTGTTGCTGGCGACTGATGTTGCTGCCCGTGGTCTGGATATCCTGGGCTTGCCATTAGTCGTCAACGCACAAATTCCGAATAACTTGACCACCTACCTCCACCGGACGGGCCGAACAGGGCGCGCTGGCCTTGCTGGTCAAGTATTGAACCTTGGTAACGATCATGATATCCGAAAGTTAAAGCAGAACTTACCAGAAGAAATCAACCTGGAAAAGTTCGAATGGGCCAAAGTCGATGAAAAGCAACAGGAAGCCAAAAAATTGCAGGAGGCCAGCGCAACGGTGGCTGACGATGGTGCTGATTTGGATATGAAGCAACAGCTACGCGTTGAAAAGAAGCAGGCTGTCAACCGATTAGATGGCAAAAATCGTAAGGCGGATAAGAAGAATCGTCAAAAGCAGTCCGAAGAAAAACGCGAATTGACTGCTAAAGAAGCTGCTAAGTCGAAAAAGAAGCATCAGGCCCGAAAAAAGAAGAATAAGGGCAAGCCCAAGTGGGCCAGCCGACCTCAGGATTCGAAGTAA
- the mutM gene encoding bifunctional DNA-formamidopyrimidine glycosylase/DNA-(apurinic or apyrimidinic site) lyase, producing MPELPEVETVRRGLTALVQGAKINSVAVPYPKAVVSDLTDFQADLAGATINQIDRRGKFLLFRLSNQKTLVSHLRMEGQYSVEPEGATPHKHTEVIFTLDDDRDLMYNDTRRFGRMQLVPTGQEYQEVSGLAKMGPEPTEADLDITYLTSILAKAHRKIKPFLLDQSNVAGLGNIYTDEVLWQTEIHPETLTDHLAAKEVVKLRQNIIQEINRATVHHGTTVHSFSNVFGEVGKFQNELDVYGRAGEPCKRCGTTLVKIKVAQRGTTYCPKCQVQK from the coding sequence ATGCCAGAATTACCTGAAGTTGAAACTGTCCGCCGGGGGCTAACTGCTCTTGTGCAAGGGGCAAAAATTAACAGTGTGGCTGTGCCGTATCCAAAAGCCGTGGTTTCTGATTTAACCGACTTTCAGGCCGACTTAGCCGGGGCCACGATCAATCAAATTGACCGGCGAGGCAAGTTTTTGCTTTTCCGGCTTTCAAATCAGAAAACCCTGGTTTCCCATCTACGGATGGAGGGCCAGTACTCGGTTGAGCCTGAAGGAGCAACTCCACATAAGCATACGGAGGTTATTTTTACTCTAGATGACGACCGCGACTTAATGTACAATGATACCCGCCGCTTTGGTCGGATGCAATTGGTGCCAACAGGTCAAGAATACCAGGAGGTTTCTGGTCTAGCAAAAATGGGGCCGGAACCCACTGAAGCCGATCTAGATATTACCTATTTGACTTCGATTTTAGCCAAAGCTCACCGCAAGATTAAGCCTTTTTTGCTCGACCAGTCCAACGTGGCAGGACTTGGTAATATCTATACGGATGAGGTTCTTTGGCAGACCGAGATTCACCCAGAGACCTTAACTGATCACTTAGCGGCTAAAGAGGTAGTAAAACTGCGGCAAAATATTATTCAAGAGATTAACCGGGCGACAGTTCATCATGGCACGACCGTCCATTCTTTCTCTAATGTTTTTGGCGAGGTTGGAAAGTTCCAAAACGAACTCGATGTCTATGGTCGGGCAGGTGAACCTTGCAAACGCTGCGGGACGACCCTCGTCAAAATTAAAGTTGCCCAGCGCGGAACGACCTATTGTCCAAAATGCCAGGTGCAAAAGTAA
- a CDS encoding DUF975 family protein has protein sequence MTEITPISQNRVKLTARIHLQKKIFAAIKANWLAILFNLFQTALVLTTTYLVLLNYHQTGQMVYLNQRSAYFSQTIASTIALVFSWSAKWTIVDQFQEPKAKAKWKQSIQAFRFGRFFATFMLAFVQNILLFLWSILVIPGFVKSFSYSQTYYAFKMDSQFGCQQKSLTDYISISRRVMSGRKMELFQLELSFLGWHLLGFVTFGLAYIYVTPYLNTARVVYSSQVFAQTLQKGEA, from the coding sequence ATGACAGAAATCACACCAATCTCGCAAAACCGTGTTAAGTTGACTGCGAGAATACATCTACAAAAAAAAATTTTTGCAGCCATCAAGGCTAACTGGCTTGCCATTTTATTTAATCTTTTTCAAACCGCTTTAGTGCTGACGACGACATACCTTGTGTTGCTGAACTATCATCAAACCGGTCAAATGGTTTACCTTAACCAGCGCAGTGCTTATTTTAGTCAGACGATTGCCAGTACAATTGCCTTAGTCTTTTCTTGGTCTGCCAAGTGGACGATTGTGGACCAATTTCAAGAACCAAAGGCCAAGGCAAAATGGAAGCAAAGTATTCAAGCTTTTCGCTTTGGTCGGTTCTTTGCCACCTTTATGCTTGCTTTCGTGCAAAACATTCTGCTCTTTTTGTGGTCAATATTGGTGATTCCGGGCTTCGTTAAGTCCTTTTCTTACTCACAGACCTATTATGCCTTTAAAATGGATAGCCAGTTTGGTTGTCAGCAGAAATCCTTGACCGATTATATTTCGATTTCTCGGCGGGTTATGTCCGGACGTAAAATGGAATTGTTTCAACTCGAACTTTCCTTTTTAGGCTGGCACTTGCTCGGATTTGTGACTTTTGGGTTAGCCTATATCTACGTGACACCATATTTGAATACGGCACGGGTTGTCTATTCAAGCCAAGTCTTTGCGCAAACTTTACAGAAGGGGGAAGCATGA
- the coaE gene encoding dephospho-CoA kinase (Dephospho-CoA kinase (CoaE) performs the final step in coenzyme A biosynthesis.), which yields MKIIGLTGSIATGKSAVTKIVTAAGYRVIDADLVAREVVEPGTFTLEKIKDVFGLNIVENGVLNRKKLGQIVFQDPGKLKELTAITSPAIYSAIEDKVNFFKNRGEKVIFVAIPLLFEQKYDESGWFDQILVVATDPRIELDRLMARDHLDEYAAQSRIKAQISIEKKVESADVVFDNNGTEVELKAQVEKYLTDLKKEE from the coding sequence ATGAAAATCATCGGTTTAACAGGAAGTATTGCTACTGGAAAGTCAGCGGTCACCAAAATTGTGACAGCTGCTGGTTACCGGGTGATTGATGCCGACTTGGTTGCCCGCGAAGTAGTCGAACCAGGGACTTTTACCCTGGAAAAGATTAAGGATGTTTTTGGTCTGAATATCGTTGAAAACGGGGTCTTGAACCGTAAAAAGCTCGGGCAAATCGTCTTTCAGGATCCAGGTAAGTTAAAGGAACTGACAGCGATTACGAGTCCAGCCATTTACTCGGCGATTGAGGATAAGGTCAATTTTTTTAAAAATCGTGGTGAAAAGGTGATTTTTGTCGCTATTCCGCTTCTGTTTGAACAAAAGTACGATGAGTCTGGGTGGTTTGACCAAATTCTGGTGGTCGCAACCGACCCGCGGATTGAGCTTGACCGATTGATGGCTCGTGACCACTTAGATGAATATGCGGCTCAAAGCCGAATTAAGGCCCAAATTTCAATTGAAAAGAAGGTCGAAAGTGCAGACGTTGTTTTTGATAATAATGGCACTGAAGTAGAGCTGAAGGCGCAAGTCGAAAAGTATTTAACTGATTTAAAAAAGGAAGAATAA
- a CDS encoding DnaD domain protein, which yields MAVSKQTIEFQAKESAYLSLQTPISLADLNRVFSLYLPFLGVKAYALYHFMVQESQAGAKKWSDHYLLLDTLTLSLPDFVHARKALEAVGLLKTFYQEVGGFAGYTYQIQSPMLAKDFFNEDLLAGLLFYFAGEDRFQVLADRFAGQSAGQVSGANVVNLSASFLEFFDNPVAGRQPKVELAGPSSLDDLDFSSQSFDYDAMVALIHGTTATNLASDRQLIMTQQVLYGLNEAELATAITRSINLDDHRLNRAAFMSYLQNQWGKSAEKTKLANRGNQAETTSAGRGQGNQASGLESRQAGGEKEQVTQNLNGQQLTGVQGQPTGQMSGSQSLANQLIPKQSRALQSLYQAADFLSPIDFLRQIKENNHGYVTKSENQLLSNLVQQNILPVPVINILIYQVLVNMDNSDLKRNLVDSIANDWAKNQVDTAPKAVAAIKNHQKARTSTNQSRYQNWYSRAGQKVEPKMAQNDQLTNQASQGDDAAAMMALLKDRKTKN from the coding sequence ATGGCTGTTTCCAAGCAGACAATTGAATTTCAGGCAAAAGAGTCGGCCTATTTGAGTTTGCAGACACCGATTAGTCTTGCTGATTTGAACCGAGTTTTTAGTTTGTATTTGCCTTTTTTGGGTGTCAAAGCTTATGCCCTTTATCACTTCATGGTTCAAGAGAGTCAGGCCGGTGCAAAAAAATGGTCTGATCACTACTTGCTGCTAGATACGTTAACCCTTTCATTGCCTGATTTCGTCCATGCCCGCAAGGCGCTGGAGGCAGTCGGGTTGTTGAAAACCTTCTATCAGGAGGTGGGTGGTTTTGCTGGTTATACTTACCAAATTCAGTCACCAATGCTGGCAAAGGATTTCTTTAACGAGGATTTGCTGGCGGGCCTCCTCTTTTACTTTGCCGGTGAGGACCGTTTTCAAGTCCTAGCTGACCGCTTTGCGGGTCAGTCGGCCGGTCAAGTCAGCGGTGCCAACGTTGTTAACCTTTCGGCTAGCTTTTTGGAATTCTTTGATAATCCGGTAGCAGGCCGTCAGCCAAAGGTTGAATTGGCAGGACCTTCGTCGCTGGACGATTTGGACTTTAGTTCGCAGAGTTTTGACTACGATGCAATGGTCGCCCTGATACATGGCACAACGGCCACCAATTTAGCATCTGACCGGCAATTAATCATGACCCAGCAGGTTCTTTACGGGCTGAACGAGGCTGAACTAGCAACGGCCATTACGCGTAGCATTAACCTCGATGACCATCGCTTAAACCGAGCTGCCTTTATGTCTTATTTGCAAAATCAGTGGGGCAAAAGCGCCGAAAAGACAAAATTAGCCAATCGGGGCAACCAAGCCGAAACGACTTCAGCTGGTCGTGGGCAGGGTAATCAAGCAAGTGGCTTAGAAAGCCGGCAAGCTGGTGGAGAAAAGGAGCAGGTAACTCAGAATCTAAACGGTCAGCAGCTGACTGGAGTCCAGGGCCAGCCAACAGGTCAGATGTCTGGTAGTCAGAGCCTGGCCAATCAGTTGATACCAAAGCAATCAAGAGCACTTCAGTCGCTTTATCAGGCGGCTGATTTCTTAAGCCCAATTGATTTTTTACGTCAAATTAAAGAAAATAATCATGGTTACGTAACGAAGTCCGAGAACCAGTTACTAAGCAACCTGGTCCAACAAAATATTTTGCCAGTTCCAGTGATCAATATCCTGATTTATCAGGTCTTGGTAAATATGGATAATTCGGATTTGAAGCGGAACTTGGTTGATTCGATTGCCAATGATTGGGCAAAAAACCAGGTTGATACTGCGCCAAAGGCGGTGGCTGCTATTAAAAACCACCAGAAGGCACGCACGAGCACGAATCAAAGCCGTTATCAAAATTGGTATAGCCGGGCTGGGCAGAAAGTTGAACCTAAGATGGCTCAAAATGATCAGTTAACTAACCAGGCCAGTCAGGGTGATGATGCAGCGGCCATGATGGCACTGTTGAAGGATCGTAAAACTAAGAATTGA
- the dnaI gene encoding primosomal protein DnaI — protein sequence MKDLGSALKDFQKKYPQVSNARLAQTLEIIKNDQDVQDFWQAHQKELKPDAFAVAMMDLFEYVNQKHQSKNPASGLFPGYHPILTIEKGYPHVTYQASPKTQEFLMQKKMLKMFSVPKDVRQADLKQLVAEVGQHPGRQAAVSAAVRLFDALVSQDKGHQHDFIQGLYLYGDFGVGKTYLMGALANALSANGISVMMVHWTSMIEDLKAGFNKNSTDQKTDDIIAQAKQAEVLILDDMGTDNLTAWARDSILSVILEYRMQNQVTTCFTSNFDLTSLEEYLSQTREAKEPGKAARLMQRILFLAQPVAVAGENLRLHR from the coding sequence ATGAAAGATTTAGGGTCAGCCTTAAAAGATTTTCAAAAAAAGTATCCCCAAGTTTCCAATGCCCGTTTGGCACAAACCCTTGAAATTATCAAGAATGATCAAGATGTTCAAGATTTTTGGCAGGCACATCAAAAAGAGTTGAAACCCGATGCTTTTGCAGTAGCAATGATGGACCTGTTTGAGTATGTTAACCAAAAACATCAGAGTAAAAATCCTGCTAGTGGGCTTTTTCCTGGTTACCATCCCATTCTCACGATTGAAAAGGGATACCCACATGTAACTTACCAAGCTAGTCCGAAAACCCAGGAATTTTTAATGCAGAAAAAGATGTTGAAAATGTTTTCGGTGCCAAAGGATGTGCGTCAGGCTGATTTGAAGCAATTAGTTGCAGAGGTGGGCCAACATCCTGGCCGCCAGGCTGCTGTTTCAGCTGCTGTTCGGCTGTTTGACGCCTTGGTTTCACAGGATAAAGGACACCAGCACGACTTTATTCAAGGCCTTTATCTTTATGGGGATTTTGGTGTTGGGAAAACCTATTTGATGGGGGCCTTGGCCAATGCCTTGTCCGCCAATGGCATTTCGGTCATGATGGTCCACTGGACATCGATGATTGAGGATTTGAAGGCTGGCTTCAACAAAAATAGTACTGATCAAAAAACAGACGATATTATCGCCCAGGCTAAGCAGGCTGAAGTGCTGATTTTGGACGATATGGGAACGGATAATCTGACTGCTTGGGCGAGAGACTCAATTTTGTCGGTTATCTTGGAATACCGGATGCAAAATCAGGTGACCACTTGCTTTACTTCTAATTTTGATTTAACCTCTTTAGAGGAGTATTTGAGTCAAACAAGAGAGGCCAAAGAGCCGGGCAAGGCGGCTCGCTTGATGCAACGAATCCTTTTCTTGGCCCAGCCAGTGGCCGTGGCCGGCGAAAATTTGCGGTTGCACCGTTAA